cttttctctctgtttttttatttttttatagcatGCGCATTGAAATGCCACACATGTTCAGGCAAATCCTGCAAAAATTCAGTAGATTGTCCTCCCGGTGTTGACCAGTGTGCCATCGCCGAAAAGGATGGTGAGTTGTTATTCCACAGCATTTCACAGCAATATGAAGCATTTCTAATACTTAGGTGAACTGTCTATCTGAGCTGGCATATCGCTTTACTGAATGCCTGGGGACTTTTATCGTTGTtgaaagtgagttttttttccataatgtaACACAGGTAACGTCGCCAAGACCTGCATGCTCAGTGCTTTGTGTATTGACCCCATAAAGTGCTGCTCCACGGACTTGTGTAACAGCGCCACACCCACTGCTTCCAGTATCCTCCTCCTGCTGGTGTCCTCCGGCATCATGACTCTCTTTTTCTGAGGCTCTGGAGCAGCTGcagcttaaaaatatttgtcttcCTTCTTTCCTACTGAGTTTGTAACTCCAAAGGAAGCAGCAATATTTTCAGTGTGtaaaagctgaaaatgag
The sequence above is drawn from the Plectropomus leopardus isolate mb unplaced genomic scaffold, YSFRI_Pleo_2.0 unplaced_scaffold9093, whole genome shotgun sequence genome and encodes:
- the LOC121940603 gene encoding long neurotoxin homolog TA-bm16-like, translating into MKFFGVVILFMALSAACALKCHTCSGKSCKNSVDCPPGVDQCAIAEKDGNVAKTCMLSALCIDPIKCCSTDLCNSATPTASSILLLLVSSGIMTLFF